In the genome of Hyphobacterium sp. CCMP332, one region contains:
- a CDS encoding GIY-YIG nuclease family protein, producing MKPVLAKFYVYILTTKNHRMFYTGFTDDLKRRIYEHKNFIYKNSFTAKYKIGKLVYFEEFDDADQAKHREWLIKRYTREWKINLINSINPKWEDLYVKLDSIFTHSP from the coding sequence ATGAAGCCCGTTTTAGCAAAATTCTATGTGTACATCCTCACTACAAAAAACCATCGAATGTTTTATACCGGTTTCACAGATGATCTAAAACGTAGAATTTACGAACACAAAAACTTTATTTACAAAAACAGTTTTACCGCCAAATACAAGATTGGCAAATTGGTTTATTTTGAAGAATTTGATGATGCCGACCAAGCGAAACACCGGGAATGGCTAATTAAAAGATATACAAGAGAATGGAAAATAAACCTGATAAATTCTATTAATCCGAAATGGGAGGATCTTTATGTCAAATTGGATTCCATTTTTACACATAGCCCTTAA
- a CDS encoding endonuclease/exonuclease/phosphatase family protein, with protein MYYYKLKYLKKEIRERTVKDLLRLRKNLDAQLPTKDADDNVLIGSWNIRDLDKNSKRGFGKRTISSLFYIAEIISRFDVIALQEVNNIGKLEEIMALLGDNWDYIATDIVPGELGGNGERMTFVFDKRKVWFKNIAGEIVLPSNLLISKVQLETRGKKVTAGKQFRRTPFIVSFQSNWLRFDLCTVHIYYGSSSGDKLQERIDEINAIAKYLSKKSDYYLNHENKHLIILGDFNIVSRQHETMEQLSKNDFFMPEEIGYSNMLQSKAYDQIAFKKQGRNIDYNGAGVLDIFKWVYRTADWKDFLIDMKESANFSKKVDDENNEAAIKKYYKEWKTYHLSDHLPLWVQLTGDNANAYLNKIKD; from the coding sequence ATGTATTACTATAAACTCAAATACCTCAAAAAAGAAATTCGCGAAAGAACGGTCAAAGACCTGCTCAGATTGCGAAAGAATCTCGATGCCCAATTGCCAACAAAAGACGCTGATGACAATGTGCTGATCGGCAGCTGGAACATCCGCGACCTCGATAAAAATTCAAAACGAGGTTTTGGAAAGAGGACTATTTCCTCGCTCTTTTATATCGCCGAGATCATTTCCCGTTTTGATGTAATCGCCCTGCAGGAAGTCAATAATATCGGCAAACTTGAAGAGATCATGGCCTTGCTCGGTGATAACTGGGATTATATTGCCACCGACATCGTGCCCGGAGAGCTGGGCGGTAATGGGGAGCGCATGACTTTTGTTTTTGACAAACGCAAGGTCTGGTTTAAAAATATCGCAGGAGAGATTGTATTGCCTTCAAATCTCCTTATCAGCAAGGTGCAACTGGAAACACGCGGCAAAAAAGTCACCGCCGGAAAGCAATTCAGAAGAACGCCATTTATCGTTTCATTTCAAAGCAATTGGCTGCGCTTTGACCTCTGCACCGTTCATATATATTACGGTTCGAGTTCCGGTGATAAGCTGCAGGAGCGCATCGATGAGATCAATGCTATCGCCAAATATTTGAGCAAGAAATCGGATTACTATCTAAATCACGAAAACAAACACCTGATCATTTTAGGTGATTTCAATATTGTAAGCCGCCAACATGAAACCATGGAACAACTGAGCAAAAACGATTTTTTCATGCCCGAAGAAATAGGTTATTCCAACATGCTGCAAAGCAAAGCCTACGATCAGATCGCTTTTAAAAAACAGGGCCGGAATATCGATTACAATGGGGCGGGAGTGCTGGATATCTTTAAATGGGTGTACCGCACAGCCGATTGGAAAGATTTTTTAATTGACATGAAAGAATCCGCTAATTTCAGTAAGAAGGTGGATGATGAGAACAATGAAGCAGCAATAAAAAAGTATTACAAAGAGTGGAAAACCTATCATTTATCGGATCATTTACCACTTTGGGTGCAATTGACCGGTGATAATGCCAATGCCTATCTCAATAAAATTAAAGATTGA
- a CDS encoding FAD-binding protein, whose translation MSLPAGIAKWNIKKFRNAHQNFTQELDENQSYQLYLNDPEWQGLSSLEQYNKCTENFQWIIKDALDRNMSVRAMGSGWSFTKVAVSDDIIINTKMLRHRFKLTETNFSSQFKNSHDISNYHFLQCGNTIIKINEYLEQQQNPAKSLCSSGGSNGQTIVGAFSTNTHGASINYGAIAEMIKGMHIVTGPDRHVYLERASEKITSTSFHNKIKAEYIADDALFNAALVSFGSFGCIHGVLVEVEDKFLLEQKLSRVNFDQRLEEALSKGQYEKLQPYLLYQYSDQNSPLYHVEIAINPHDFKFDDPEKGVYLRIMHKVKYRDNYQRIDHDSNGYTYGDDALGLIQSVLNMVEHNAGFLNRKLIPMMVNKLFKTAYERPDNAIGTIGETFRNTVFRGKVFSAAFGFDPTHLKKVIELCLKVNKKTKLAGILACRFVKGTDATLGFTKWPTTCVLELDGGDVNINYSFVKKLALLMESEGITYTMHWGKINRHMNENRCQNSYGKAKIQEWKKQRSRLMKEEVQAIFNNEFLDQFGLDEYIPYASNTSPIIS comes from the coding sequence ATGTCACTACCAGCAGGAATCGCCAAATGGAACATTAAAAAGTTCAGAAATGCCCATCAGAATTTCACACAGGAACTCGATGAAAATCAATCCTATCAGCTGTACCTGAACGATCCCGAATGGCAGGGCCTTTCTTCACTCGAACAGTACAATAAATGCACCGAAAACTTTCAATGGATCATAAAAGATGCATTGGACAGAAACATGTCTGTCAGAGCAATGGGAAGCGGATGGTCATTTACAAAAGTGGCCGTAAGCGATGATATCATCATCAATACCAAAATGCTGAGGCATCGATTTAAATTGACTGAAACCAATTTCAGCAGCCAGTTTAAAAACAGTCATGACATCTCCAATTATCATTTCCTGCAATGCGGCAATACCATTATAAAAATCAACGAATACCTGGAACAACAGCAAAACCCGGCCAAATCGCTTTGCAGCAGCGGGGGAAGCAATGGGCAGACCATTGTGGGTGCTTTTTCCACCAATACGCATGGGGCTTCCATTAATTACGGGGCCATTGCTGAAATGATCAAAGGCATGCATATTGTTACCGGGCCGGATCGCCATGTCTATCTCGAAAGAGCTTCGGAAAAAATTACATCCACTTCTTTTCACAATAAAATCAAAGCCGAATACATCGCCGACGATGCCCTTTTCAATGCCGCCCTGGTGAGTTTTGGCAGCTTTGGATGCATTCATGGCGTACTTGTGGAAGTGGAAGACAAATTTTTACTCGAACAAAAGCTCAGCCGGGTAAATTTTGACCAGCGCCTGGAAGAGGCCCTTTCCAAAGGGCAATACGAAAAACTACAACCCTATTTGCTTTACCAATATTCAGATCAGAATTCTCCGCTTTATCATGTGGAAATCGCCATCAATCCGCATGACTTTAAATTTGATGATCCCGAAAAAGGCGTCTATCTGCGGATAATGCACAAGGTAAAATACCGCGATAATTACCAGAGAATCGACCATGACAGCAATGGCTATACCTATGGCGATGATGCATTGGGATTGATACAATCCGTTCTGAATATGGTAGAGCACAACGCCGGATTTCTGAATCGGAAGCTGATTCCTATGATGGTCAATAAACTATTCAAAACCGCCTATGAAAGGCCTGATAATGCCATAGGCACCATCGGTGAGACTTTTAGAAATACCGTTTTTAGAGGAAAAGTATTCAGCGCTGCCTTTGGATTTGATCCTACGCATCTTAAAAAAGTGATTGAGCTTTGTCTAAAGGTGAATAAAAAAACCAAACTCGCCGGTATCTTGGCCTGTCGTTTTGTAAAAGGCACAGACGCCACACTTGGATTTACAAAATGGCCGACAACCTGCGTATTGGAATTGGACGGGGGCGACGTCAATATCAATTACAGCTTTGTCAAAAAATTGGCCCTTTTAATGGAAAGTGAAGGAATTACCTATACCATGCATTGGGGTAAGATCAACCGGCACATGAATGAAAACAGATGCCAAAATTCCTATGGAAAAGCAAAAATTCAGGAATGGAAAAAACAAAGATCCAGATTGATGAAGGAAGAAGTCCAGGCCATTTTTAATAATGAATTTCTCGATCAGTTCGGCCTTGACGAATACATTCCCTATGCAAGCAATACTTCTCCCATTATTTCATAG
- a CDS encoding NYN domain-containing protein gives MKIGNHVAILIDDAFFLERYNRLYAKGHNPAKVADNLFEICKKHIAKDEYLYRIFYYDCMPLRKKAHNPISSRVIDFGKSEVAIFRLLFFEELKKKRKIALRLGYLKSNNKWIINPNKTKELLNGKLKISDLDESEVVFQIQQKSVDMKIGLDIASLAYKKLVNKVILISGDGDFVPAAKLARREGIDFVLDPMWNNIDDSLFEHIDGLKSTSPKPKKAIN, from the coding sequence ATGAAAATTGGAAATCATGTAGCTATTCTTATCGATGATGCTTTTTTCCTGGAGCGCTATAATCGCCTTTATGCAAAAGGACATAATCCTGCAAAAGTAGCAGATAACTTATTTGAAATATGTAAAAAACATATCGCAAAAGATGAGTATTTATATCGTATATTTTATTACGATTGTATGCCTCTTCGAAAGAAAGCCCACAACCCGATTAGTTCAAGAGTAATCGATTTTGGGAAATCCGAAGTCGCAATATTTCGCCTCCTATTTTTTGAGGAATTAAAAAAGAAAAGGAAGATCGCTTTAAGACTTGGTTACCTTAAAAGCAATAATAAATGGATTATTAATCCAAATAAAACCAAGGAACTCTTAAATGGGAAGTTAAAAATTTCGGATTTAGACGAAAGTGAAGTTGTTTTTCAGATTCAGCAAAAAAGTGTTGACATGAAAATTGGATTGGATATTGCTTCTTTAGCATACAAAAAACTTGTAAATAAAGTTATTCTTATTTCCGGAGATGGAGACTTTGTGCCCGCAGCAAAATTGGCCAGGAGGGAAGGCATTGATTTTGTTTTGGACCCTATGTGGAATAATATTGATGATTCACTTTTCGAACATATAGACGGATTAAAATCAACTTCTCCAAAACCAAAAAAGGCCATTAATTGA
- a CDS encoding DEAD/DEAH box helicase family protein — protein MLIQKLNSLVTNQNPEQIARDNIDKQLKACGWIIQDLKQINLNAGLGVAVREYRTERGPVDYLLFVNKQPVGVVEAKREEEGHRIESHEKQAEDYASSKLKWIVNDETLPYVFLSTGEITEFWNLRDPKPRAREVFSFLRPETILDELKKEDTLRARLHTFPTLDKGSLRDCQFKAIKNLEESFEENKPRALIQMATGAGKTYTAISSIFRILEFGEAKRILFLVDTKNLGEQAEQEFMAFTPPNENRKFTELYTVQRLRSSYINPDAHVIICTIQRLYSILKGEELDEKAEEENPNEKVITVKEPLPVVYNEKIPVEFFDFIIIDECHRSIYNLWRQVLDYFDAFLIGLTATPDKRTFGFFNENVVSEYPHEEAVADGVNVTYDTFLIETKITMAGAVIEANEFVDKREKLSRKKRWEQVDEEVAYTGKQLDKDIVNPSQIRNVIKAFRNKLRVLFPERKEVPKTLIFAKTDSHANDIIDIVREEFGESNSFCKKITYQTKEDPKSVLSSFRNDYHPRIAVTVDMIATGTDVKPLECLLFMRNVKSKGYFEQMKGRGTRTIKFEDLKKVTPSAIATKDHFVIVDAVGVMKEVKTDSRPLERKRTVPLKDLMHMAMMGAVDEDVFVSLAGRLGRIEKQISPEEKEKFKELTGGKTINQMMKDLLAVFDPDQVKTEAIARHSHPTPAQEEETQQEMGREAGGPITGELIEYVDNVRKSLEQIIDVVNIDELEFAGWDTEQKDKAQNIVNDFKDYIAAHQDEILALSWFYAEPYSRKDLTYNLVKELLEKLKQDKPTLAPMRLWQAYEHLDGLQHSSPLNELTALVALVRRVVGLDQKLVPFSKVVDKRFQDWVFKKQAGPVKYTEEQMTWLRMIKDHIATSFHLDRDDLDFSPFDSKGGMMKMWDLFGEEMDTMIDELNKELVA, from the coding sequence ATGCTAATACAAAAATTGAATTCTTTAGTGACCAACCAAAACCCTGAACAAATTGCACGTGACAACATCGACAAGCAATTAAAAGCTTGTGGTTGGATCATTCAGGATTTGAAGCAAATCAATTTGAATGCTGGATTAGGTGTAGCAGTCAGGGAATATCGAACAGAAAGAGGACCTGTTGATTACCTACTATTTGTGAACAAACAACCAGTTGGGGTTGTGGAAGCAAAAAGAGAAGAAGAAGGTCACAGAATAGAGTCCCATGAAAAACAAGCTGAGGACTATGCATCTAGCAAATTAAAATGGATCGTAAATGATGAAACTTTACCATATGTATTTCTTTCTACTGGAGAAATAACGGAATTCTGGAATCTTAGAGACCCGAAACCACGGGCGCGAGAAGTGTTTTCATTTCTAAGACCCGAAACCATATTGGACGAATTAAAAAAGGAGGATACTCTAAGAGCTCGTCTTCACACTTTCCCAACACTTGACAAAGGGTCACTGCGCGATTGTCAGTTTAAAGCAATTAAAAATCTAGAAGAGTCTTTTGAAGAAAACAAACCCCGTGCGTTAATTCAAATGGCCACTGGTGCAGGTAAAACCTATACGGCTATTTCATCAATTTTCCGGATTCTTGAATTCGGTGAGGCCAAGCGAATTCTTTTCTTGGTTGACACTAAAAATTTAGGTGAGCAGGCCGAGCAAGAGTTTATGGCTTTCACTCCTCCTAATGAGAATAGAAAATTCACAGAACTCTATACGGTTCAGCGATTGAGGTCAAGTTATATCAATCCTGATGCGCACGTGATCATTTGCACAATTCAGCGACTTTACTCCATTTTGAAAGGGGAAGAACTAGACGAGAAAGCAGAAGAAGAGAATCCTAACGAGAAAGTAATCACAGTTAAGGAGCCGCTTCCAGTGGTTTATAATGAAAAGATACCTGTTGAGTTTTTCGACTTTATTATCATTGACGAATGTCACCGCTCCATTTATAATCTGTGGCGACAAGTTCTGGATTATTTTGATGCATTTCTAATAGGACTTACAGCTACTCCTGATAAACGCACGTTTGGTTTCTTTAATGAAAATGTAGTTAGTGAGTATCCACACGAGGAAGCGGTGGCTGATGGCGTAAACGTGACCTATGATACCTTTCTGATTGAAACAAAAATCACTATGGCGGGAGCAGTGATTGAAGCGAACGAGTTTGTGGATAAGCGCGAAAAGCTCTCACGAAAAAAGCGCTGGGAGCAGGTAGATGAAGAAGTGGCTTACACTGGTAAACAACTGGATAAAGATATTGTCAATCCTAGCCAGATCCGAAATGTGATCAAAGCATTTCGAAACAAACTCCGTGTGTTATTTCCGGAAAGAAAGGAAGTTCCCAAAACGCTGATTTTTGCCAAAACGGATAGTCACGCTAATGATATCATAGACATTGTTCGCGAGGAATTTGGCGAGAGCAATAGTTTCTGCAAGAAGATTACCTATCAAACCAAGGAAGATCCAAAATCAGTCTTATCTTCATTTAGAAATGATTATCATCCTCGTATCGCGGTTACAGTGGATATGATTGCCACGGGCACGGATGTAAAGCCTTTAGAGTGCCTGCTCTTCATGCGGAATGTGAAATCCAAAGGGTATTTTGAACAGATGAAAGGCCGAGGTACTCGGACCATCAAGTTCGAAGACCTGAAAAAGGTGACCCCATCGGCCATCGCCACGAAAGATCATTTTGTGATTGTGGATGCAGTAGGAGTCATGAAGGAAGTGAAAACAGATAGCCGACCGCTGGAACGCAAGCGGACGGTACCATTGAAAGACCTGATGCACATGGCCATGATGGGAGCGGTGGATGAAGACGTGTTTGTTTCACTTGCTGGCCGTTTGGGAAGAATTGAAAAACAGATTTCTCCAGAGGAAAAGGAGAAATTCAAGGAATTAACAGGAGGAAAAACCATCAATCAAATGATGAAAGATCTATTAGCGGTTTTTGATCCTGACCAAGTAAAGACGGAAGCCATCGCCAGACATAGTCACCCAACACCTGCGCAAGAAGAAGAAACCCAGCAAGAAATGGGTCGAGAAGCGGGAGGCCCTATAACAGGTGAATTGATTGAGTATGTAGATAATGTGCGAAAGAGCCTAGAGCAGATCATTGATGTAGTGAATATTGACGAATTGGAATTTGCAGGGTGGGATACGGAGCAAAAAGACAAGGCACAAAACATAGTCAATGATTTCAAAGACTACATCGCTGCGCATCAGGATGAGATTTTAGCGCTAAGTTGGTTTTATGCTGAACCTTATAGCCGAAAAGACCTGACTTATAATCTCGTAAAAGAGCTCTTGGAAAAGCTGAAACAAGACAAGCCAACCTTAGCGCCCATGCGATTGTGGCAAGCTTATGAACATTTGGATGGCTTACAGCACAGTTCTCCATTGAATGAATTGACGGCATTAGTGGCGTTGGTACGAAGAGTGGTTGGGCTGGATCAAAAACTGGTGCCATTTAGCAAAGTAGTAGATAAGCGATTTCAGGATTGGGTATTTAAGAAGCAGGCTGGACCAGTGAAATACACCGAAGAACAAATGACCTGGTTAAGAATGATCAAAGATCACATTGCTACTTCCTTTCATTTAGACCGAGATGATCTGGATTTTAGTCCTTTTGATTCAAAAGGTGGAATGATGAAGATGTGGGATCTATTTGGAGAAGAGATGGACACTATGATTGATGAATTAAATAAGGAGTTGGTGGCATAG
- a CDS encoding restriction endonuclease subunit S, whose amino-acid sequence MEEFIEYSEHWESQPLESILMYVIGGDWGKEANFSDEDFTKVYVIRGSEFRDWSRDKGSTASLRCIKNSSLDSRKLELGDILLEISGGGPDQPVGRTVLIDKQALSFEPEVPKVCTNFLRLLRFPTSLDKKFLNFYFTFFYNSGEVTKYQGGSNNLRNLKFKEFSRIQFPIPPLNEQHRIVAKIEELFSELDNGVENLKLAQNQLKVYRQALLKHAFEGKLTEEWRKKNNPEPADKLLERIKAERQARYEQELKDWKVTVKNWEKEGKKGVKPRKPTKPSEFPELKKEDLEKFPLIPDSWSWVRNNELLYYVTSGSRDWKKYYSDYGSYFIRTQDIKTNKLELEDAAFVDLPEKVEGKKKPSSKGDLLMTITGANVGKVAIIDQEIPEAYVSQSVALMKPVDTEITPYLHNYFQSNSFGAKMINELVYGVGRPVLSLENMREAAVAIPSLEEQKVIVSEIESQVSIIEKLEEEVSAGITKTEALRQSILKKAFEGKLVDQDSNDEPAYELLMRIQEEKKKYLEELKKQRKKTPKRTKKMSKKLSVEDVLKAAKKPMSAKEVWQQSKHKGNIDEFYFELKKIQEKIKEVKRGNESLLSIIDED is encoded by the coding sequence ATGGAAGAATTTATAGAATACAGTGAGCATTGGGAATCGCAACCTCTAGAAAGCATTTTGATGTATGTAATAGGGGGTGACTGGGGTAAAGAGGCGAATTTTTCTGATGAGGATTTCACAAAAGTATATGTTATTAGAGGTTCGGAATTTCGTGACTGGAGTAGAGACAAAGGAAGCACCGCCTCGTTAAGGTGTATTAAAAATTCTAGTCTTGATTCAAGGAAACTCGAACTCGGAGATATTTTACTTGAAATTTCAGGTGGTGGACCAGATCAACCTGTTGGTAGAACAGTATTGATTGACAAACAAGCTTTATCATTTGAACCAGAAGTCCCAAAAGTATGCACTAACTTTTTAAGACTACTGAGATTCCCAACTTCATTGGATAAGAAGTTTCTAAACTTCTATTTCACTTTTTTTTATAATTCTGGAGAGGTAACAAAGTACCAAGGCGGGAGCAATAATTTAAGGAATTTAAAGTTCAAAGAATTCTCTAGAATCCAGTTCCCAATCCCACCCCTCAACGAACAACACCGGATTGTTGCCAAAATAGAAGAGCTGTTTAGTGAATTAGACAATGGTGTAGAGAACCTCAAACTTGCACAAAATCAATTAAAAGTCTATCGCCAAGCCTTGCTTAAGCATGCCTTTGAAGGTAAGCTCACCGAAGAGTGGCGAAAAAAGAACAACCCAGAACCAGCCGACAAGCTGCTTGAACGCATCAAAGCAGAACGTCAAGCCAGATACGAGCAAGAACTGAAAGACTGGAAAGTAACGGTGAAGAATTGGGAGAAAGAGGGGAAGAAAGGGGTCAAACCTAGAAAGCCTACCAAGCCAAGTGAATTTCCTGAATTGAAGAAAGAAGACCTTGAAAAATTTCCATTGATACCTGATTCTTGGTCATGGGTTAGAAATAATGAATTACTTTATTATGTGACAAGTGGATCAAGAGATTGGAAAAAGTATTATTCCGATTATGGTTCATATTTTATAAGGACACAAGATATTAAAACCAATAAATTAGAATTAGAAGATGCAGCATTTGTGGATCTTCCAGAAAAGGTTGAAGGTAAAAAGAAGCCTAGTTCAAAAGGTGACTTACTTATGACTATTACGGGTGCCAATGTTGGCAAGGTTGCTATTATTGACCAGGAAATACCTGAAGCATATGTAAGTCAATCTGTGGCTCTGATGAAACCGGTTGACACAGAAATCACACCATACCTGCATAATTATTTTCAATCCAATTCATTTGGAGCAAAGATGATCAATGAATTGGTCTACGGAGTGGGAAGGCCAGTGCTGAGTTTAGAAAATATGCGCGAAGCAGCAGTTGCAATTCCTAGCCTTGAAGAGCAAAAAGTAATTGTTTCTGAAATAGAATCACAGGTTTCAATCATTGAAAAATTAGAGGAGGAAGTAAGTGCAGGCATAACAAAAACTGAAGCTCTCCGTCAAAGCATCTTGAAAAAAGCATTTGAAGGAAAACTAGTTGATCAGGATTCCAATGATGAACCTGCTTATGAGTTACTAATGCGCATTCAAGAGGAGAAAAAGAAGTATTTGGAAGAGCTGAAAAAACAAAGGAAAAAGACACCTAAAAGAACGAAGAAGATGAGCAAAAAACTAAGTGTTGAAGATGTACTCAAAGCTGCCAAAAAGCCCATGTCAGCCAAAGAAGTGTGGCAGCAAAGCAAGCACAAAGGAAATATTGATGAATTCTACTTTGAGCTTAAGAAAATCCAAGAGAAGATTAAAGAGGTTAAAAGAGGTAACGAATCATTACTGTCTATTATCGATGAGGATTGA
- a CDS encoding AAA family ATPase has protein sequence MLLGLNATGKSNFLEALVIIFRDLDLETHSGLEFTIRYECRSHDIEVDFEKKSGYTFIVDRAKLKSKSEFFKLKETYLPKHVFVYYSGINNRMSDLFNPHLRKYYERITSDDSQYSEFNEIPRIFLVDNIHGSMALVAFYLFQEREKETLKFLKDELGILDFGSALFALKKPRWAKESIEEDRFWGSKGLVRRFLDDLWLFSLAPINNREGYFPNYKHSETQDRWYLYIKDKQTFMDLKEFKYSDKTNFFNALNSLDISDLIHELRINVVKEVKSGEIPNKELSEGEKQLLTVLGMLKFTRDDEALILLDEPDTHLNPMWKWKFLDYIDDVVKRPESTQIIFCSHDPLVIGNMEKSQVQIFKRDGEGKTQTHQPRRSPKGLGVAGILTSEMFNLPTTLDSETQDLINERNILLFKESEGKMNEQDMVRLKELYEILNSQGFSQIFKDPLYTEFVKAYEKDQKESKPVTISTAESKESKALEIVRKMKKDEK, from the coding sequence GTGTTACTTGGGTTGAATGCAACTGGGAAATCAAACTTTCTAGAAGCACTCGTAATCATATTCCGAGACTTGGACTTGGAGACACACAGTGGTCTTGAGTTTACAATCCGATATGAATGTAGAAGTCATGATATTGAGGTGGACTTTGAAAAAAAATCTGGTTATACGTTCATCGTAGATAGAGCCAAGCTGAAGTCAAAGTCAGAATTTTTTAAGTTGAAAGAAACTTACCTACCAAAGCATGTTTTTGTCTATTACTCTGGTATCAACAATCGGATGTCAGACCTATTTAATCCACACCTGAGGAAGTATTACGAGCGCATCACTTCAGACGATTCTCAATATTCAGAATTCAATGAAATTCCAAGAATTTTCTTGGTAGACAATATTCACGGGAGTATGGCCCTGGTGGCCTTCTATTTATTTCAGGAAAGAGAAAAGGAGACACTTAAGTTCTTAAAAGATGAATTGGGAATTCTTGATTTTGGCTCTGCTTTATTTGCACTAAAGAAACCTAGATGGGCAAAGGAATCAATTGAAGAAGATCGCTTTTGGGGCTCAAAAGGTTTGGTGCGCAGGTTTTTAGATGATCTATGGCTTTTTTCCCTTGCACCCATCAACAATAGAGAGGGCTACTTTCCAAATTACAAACATTCCGAGACTCAGGATCGGTGGTACTTGTACATAAAAGACAAACAGACTTTTATGGACCTAAAGGAATTTAAGTATTCAGATAAAACTAACTTCTTCAATGCACTTAACAGTCTGGATATCTCCGACTTGATTCATGAGCTTAGAATCAATGTAGTAAAGGAGGTTAAATCAGGTGAGATACCAAATAAAGAGCTTAGTGAAGGAGAAAAGCAACTACTAACTGTATTGGGAATGCTCAAATTTACAAGGGATGATGAAGCATTAATTCTATTAGATGAACCGGACACTCACCTCAATCCAATGTGGAAATGGAAGTTCCTGGATTACATAGATGATGTAGTCAAAAGACCTGAAAGCACACAAATCATATTTTGCTCACATGACCCATTGGTTATCGGAAATATGGAAAAGAGCCAAGTTCAGATCTTTAAGCGAGATGGTGAAGGTAAAACCCAAACACATCAACCAAGAAGAAGTCCAAAAGGACTAGGAGTAGCAGGAATACTTACCAGCGAGATGTTCAACCTTCCAACCACGCTAGATTCAGAAACTCAGGACTTAATCAACGAACGTAATATTCTGCTTTTCAAGGAATCAGAGGGAAAAATGAATGAACAGGATATGGTTAGATTGAAAGAATTGTATGAAATTCTGAACTCACAAGGGTTTTCTCAGATCTTCAAAGATCCGCTTTATACTGAGTTTGTCAAAGCTTATGAGAAAGACCAAAAAGAATCTAAACCAGTTACGATCTCAACTGCTGAATCAAAAGAAAGTAAAGCACTTGAAATTGTCAGGAAGATGAAAAAGGATGAGAAATGA